The following coding sequences are from one Musa acuminata AAA Group cultivar baxijiao chromosome BXJ2-4, Cavendish_Baxijiao_AAA, whole genome shotgun sequence window:
- the LOC103983088 gene encoding pentatricopeptide repeat-containing protein At4g13650 isoform X3, whose translation MEALPKRDAFSVLNVVDRGARADCSTYASLLGRILNSGSLFDARRIHSRILKLAFHGEDHLCNRLLALYLAFGEVRDAIKLFDDMSHRGVGSWNRMIAGFLERKEHHKVLTFFTRMVGQCGHPDPITIAIALRACSGHDRYWHVVQQIHAKIIKYGFFGDSNVGNPLIDLYSKNGYVDSARVVFEELWLKDNVSWVAMVSGFSQNGFGAEALRLYNGMHHSGILPTPYVLSGVLSACTKSDLFEHGELIHAQVIKQGFSSETFVGNALVTLYSRCGSLTLAEKIFSEMPCHDRVTYNTLISGHARNGNSESALRIFEQMQWLGLKPDSVTISGLLTACGSIGDVQRGKQLHSYVLKAGLSSYYIIEGSVLDLYVKCADIETAHEFFNATDRENVVLWNVMLVAYGQMGDLRKSFDLFYQMQVEGMRPNQYTYPSILRTCTYVGAVDLGEQIHTLTIKTGFELNVYVSSVLIDMYSKCGNLAMAKEILERLTEKDVVSWTAMIAGYAQHDFCLEALRTFEEMQICGIRPDNIGLASAISACAGIRAIKQGLQIHAQSCISGYATDISIGNSLINLYARCGRIEDAYSVFKIVEVKDEISWNGLISGFAQSGNCEEALKVFELMDKSGIEANLFTFGSALSAAANMADIKQGKQIHARIIKTGYDSEIEAGNALVSLYAKCGCIEDAKIEFFGMPERNEVSWNAMITGYSQHGHGRDALKLFEQMKLEKFKPNHVTFIGVLAACSHVGLVDEGLDYFRSMREEYGLLPRPDHYACVVDILGRGGWLNRAREFIEEMPIAPDSMVWRTLLSACTVNKNVEIGELAAKHLLDLEPDDSASYVLLSNIYAVARKWDYRDQVRQMMKDRGVKKEPGRSWIEVKNVVHPFFVGDRLHAQADAIYKFLEELNNRAVEIGYKQDKYYLLHDMEQEQKDPSAYIHSEKLAVAFGLISLSPEIPLRVMKNLRVCHDCHTWMKFVSRIAGRTIVLRDPYRFHHFEGGSCSCGDYW comes from the coding sequence ATGGAGGCATTGCCTAAAAGAGATGCCTTTTCGGTTCTTAACGTGGTGGATCGCGGTGCTCGTGCTGATTGTAGTACTTATGCTTCACTGCTTGGCCGGATTTTGAATTCAGGTTCTTTGTTCGATGCTAGGAGGATCCATTCGAGGATCCTGAAGCTGGCATTCCATGGAGAAGACCACTTGTGCAATCGTTTACTAGCTTTGTATCTGGCGTTCGGTGAAGTTCGAGATGCGATCAAGTTGTTTGATGATATGTCTCATAGAGGTGTTGGTTCGTGGAACCGAATGATCGCGGGTTTTCTTGAGAGGAAAGAGCACCACAAAGTTCTCACTTTTTTTACTAGAATGGTGGGGCAGTGTGGACATCCTGATCCTATCACCATTGCCATTGCCCTGAGAGCATGTAGTGGACATGATAGATATTGGCATGTTGTGCAACAGATTCATGCAAAGATAATAAAGTATGGATTTTTTGGTGATTCCAACGTTGGTAATCCTTTGATTGATTTATACTCCAAAAATGGGTATGTAGATTCAGCTAGAGTAGTATTTGAAGAGTTATGGTTGAAAGACAATGTTTCATGGGTTGCTATGGTATCTGGGTTTTCGCAAAATGGTTTTGGAGCTGAAGCTCTTCGTCTTTATAATGGAATGCACCATTCTGGAATTCTCCCTACTCCGTATGTTCTGTCCGGTGTTCTCAGTGCTTGCACAAAGTCTGATCTCTTTGAGCACGGAGAGCTGATCCATGCCCAAGTGATTAAGCAAGGCTTCTCCTCAGAAACTTTTGTGGGCAATGCTCTTGTCACATTGTACTCACGGTGTGGCAGCCTCACACTGGCAGAAAAAATATTCAGTGAGATGCCATGTCATGATAGAGTTACTTACAACACCCTGATCTCTGGACATGCACGAAATGGAAATAGTGAAAGTGCTTTAAGAATATTTGAACAGATGCAGTGGTTAGGCTTAAAACCTGATTCTGTCACAATTTCAGGCCTTCTCACTGCTTGTGGTTCTATTGGAGATGTTCAAAGAGGAAAACAGCTACACTCTTATGTGCTTAAAGCTGGATTATCTTCATATTATATTATTGAGGGTTCCGTGCTTGATCTCTATGTGAAATGTGCTGACATAGAAACTGCCCATGAGTTTTTCAATGCAACTGATAGAGAGAATGTAGTCTTGTGGAATGTAATGCTTGTGGCTTATGGTCAGATGGGTGATTTAAGAAAATCTTTTGATCTGTTTTACCAAATGCAAGTTGAGGGTATGCGGCCTAATCAGTATACATATCCTAGTATACTTAGAACTTGTACTTATGTTGGTGCTGTTGATCTTGGAGAAcaaattcatactttgactatAAAGACTGGATTTGAGCTTAATGTGTATGTAAGTAGTGTACTCATAGATATGTACTCCAAATGTGGTAACCTTGCAATGGCTAAGGAAATTCTTGAAAGACTCACTGAGAAAGATGTTGTCTCTTGGACTGCTATGATTGCTGGTTATGCACAGCATGACTTTTGCCTAGAGGCTCTCCGAACTTTTGAGGAAATGCAAATTTGTGGCATACGACCAGATAATATAGGATTGGCCAGTGCTATTAGTGCATGTGCTGGAATCAGAGCAATCAAACAGGGGTTGCAGATCCATGCTCAATCATGCATCAGTGGCTATGCGACAGATATATCAATAGGAAATTCTCTCATCAACCTATATGCTAGATGTGGTAGGATCGAGGATGCATATTCTGTGTTCAAGATTGTCGAGGTTAAAGATGAGATATCCTGGAATGGACTGATATCAGGATTTGCACAGAGTGGGAACTGCGAGGAAGCTTTAAAGGTTTTTGAGCTTATGGACAAATCTGGTATTGAAGCAAACTTATTTACATTTGGATCTGCACTAAGTGCTGCTGCTAACATGGCTGATATCAAACAAGGCAAGCAGATTCATGCAAGGATTATAAAAACTGGTTATGATTCTGAGATAGAGGCCGGTAATGCACTAGTTTCACTTTATGCTAAATGTGGTTGCATTGAAGATGCAAAGATTGAATTCTTTGGAATGCCTGAGAGGAATGAGGTGTCATGGAATGCCATGATTACAGGTTATTCCCAACATGGACATGGCCGGGATGCTTTAAAGCTTTTTGAGCAGATGAAGCTAGAGAAGTTCAAACCGAATCATGTCACATTTATAGGTGTTTTAGCTGCTTGTAGTCATGTAGGTTTAGTTGATGAAGGTCTTGACTACTTCAGATCTATGAGGGAGGAGTATGGTCTTCTTCCAAGGCCAGATCACTACGCTTGCGTTGTGGATATTCTTGGAAGAGGTGGGTGGTTGAATCGTGCTAGAGAGTTCATTGAGGAAATGCCAATTGCCCCAGATAGTATGGTTTGGAGAACCCTACTTAGTGCTTGTACAGTTAACAAGAATGTCGAAATTGGAGAACTTGCAGCTAAGCATCTTCTGGATTTGGAGCCAGATGACTCAGCTAGTTATGTTCTCCTATCAAACATATATGCAGTGGCTAGGAAATGGGATTACAGGGATCAGGTGAGGCAGATGATGAAAGATAGAGGGGTTAAGAAGGAGCCTGGTCGTAGTTGGATCGAAGTAAAGAATGTAGTTCATCCATTTTTTGTTGGAGATAGGTTGCATGCACAGGCAGATGCAATCTACAAGTTCTTGGAAGAGTTGAACAACAGGGCAGTTGAAATTGGGTACAAGCAAGATAAGTATTATCTCTTGCACGATATGGAGCAAGAACAGAAGGACCCCAGTGCCTACATCCACAGTGAGAAGCTCGCTGTTGCTTTTGGACTAATAAGTTTATCTCCTGAGATACCCCTCCGTGTGATGAAGAACCTTCGTGTATGTCATGACTGCCATACCTGGATGAAATTTGTCTCGAGGATTGCTGGCCGAACAATTGTACTACGTGATCCTTATAGGTTTCATCATTTTGAAGGGGGCAGTTGCTCATGTGGTGACTATTGGTGA
- the LOC103983088 gene encoding pentatricopeptide repeat-containing protein At4g13650 isoform X1 yields the protein MPAAPSSLLLPRPLCSTSLFPKDRIFKVLFVGKVDRVGLARYSRYAVCHEIDESSDGETEGRKMEALPKRDAFSVLNVVDRGARADCSTYASLLGRILNSGSLFDARRIHSRILKLAFHGEDHLCNRLLALYLAFGEVRDAIKLFDDMSHRGVGSWNRMIAGFLERKEHHKVLTFFTRMVGQCGHPDPITIAIALRACSGHDRYWHVVQQIHAKIIKYGFFGDSNVGNPLIDLYSKNGYVDSARVVFEELWLKDNVSWVAMVSGFSQNGFGAEALRLYNGMHHSGILPTPYVLSGVLSACTKSDLFEHGELIHAQVIKQGFSSETFVGNALVTLYSRCGSLTLAEKIFSEMPCHDRVTYNTLISGHARNGNSESALRIFEQMQWLGLKPDSVTISGLLTACGSIGDVQRGKQLHSYVLKAGLSSYYIIEGSVLDLYVKCADIETAHEFFNATDRENVVLWNVMLVAYGQMGDLRKSFDLFYQMQVEGMRPNQYTYPSILRTCTYVGAVDLGEQIHTLTIKTGFELNVYVSSVLIDMYSKCGNLAMAKEILERLTEKDVVSWTAMIAGYAQHDFCLEALRTFEEMQICGIRPDNIGLASAISACAGIRAIKQGLQIHAQSCISGYATDISIGNSLINLYARCGRIEDAYSVFKIVEVKDEISWNGLISGFAQSGNCEEALKVFELMDKSGIEANLFTFGSALSAAANMADIKQGKQIHARIIKTGYDSEIEAGNALVSLYAKCGCIEDAKIEFFGMPERNEVSWNAMITGYSQHGHGRDALKLFEQMKLEKFKPNHVTFIGVLAACSHVGLVDEGLDYFRSMREEYGLLPRPDHYACVVDILGRGGWLNRAREFIEEMPIAPDSMVWRTLLSACTVNKNVEIGELAAKHLLDLEPDDSASYVLLSNIYAVARKWDYRDQVRQMMKDRGVKKEPGRSWIEVKNVVHPFFVGDRLHAQADAIYKFLEELNNRAVEIGYKQDKYYLLHDMEQEQKDPSAYIHSEKLAVAFGLISLSPEIPLRVMKNLRVCHDCHTWMKFVSRIAGRTIVLRDPYRFHHFEGGSCSCGDYW from the exons ATGCCCGCGGCGCCAtcatctcttcttctccctcgccCACTCTGCTCGACTTCGCTCTTCCCAAAAGATCGGATCTTTAAGGTG CTTTTTGTTGGAAAAGTTGACAGAGTCGGCCTCGCTCGATACAGCCGCTATGCGGTCTGCCACGAGATCGATGAATCCTCTGATGGAGAGACTGAAGGCCGCAAGATGGAGGCATTGCCTAAAAGAGATGCCTTTTCGGTTCTTAACGTGGTGGATCGCGGTGCTCGTGCTGATTGTAGTACTTATGCTTCACTGCTTGGCCGGATTTTGAATTCAGGTTCTTTGTTCGATGCTAGGAGGATCCATTCGAGGATCCTGAAGCTGGCATTCCATGGAGAAGACCACTTGTGCAATCGTTTACTAGCTTTGTATCTGGCGTTCGGTGAAGTTCGAGATGCGATCAAGTTGTTTGATGATATGTCTCATAGAGGTGTTGGTTCGTGGAACCGAATGATCGCGGGTTTTCTTGAGAGGAAAGAGCACCACAAAGTTCTCACTTTTTTTACTAGAATGGTGGGGCAGTGTGGACATCCTGATCCTATCACCATTGCCATTGCCCTGAGAGCATGTAGTGGACATGATAGATATTGGCATGTTGTGCAACAGATTCATGCAAAGATAATAAAGTATGGATTTTTTGGTGATTCCAACGTTGGTAATCCTTTGATTGATTTATACTCCAAAAATGGGTATGTAGATTCAGCTAGAGTAGTATTTGAAGAGTTATGGTTGAAAGACAATGTTTCATGGGTTGCTATGGTATCTGGGTTTTCGCAAAATGGTTTTGGAGCTGAAGCTCTTCGTCTTTATAATGGAATGCACCATTCTGGAATTCTCCCTACTCCGTATGTTCTGTCCGGTGTTCTCAGTGCTTGCACAAAGTCTGATCTCTTTGAGCACGGAGAGCTGATCCATGCCCAAGTGATTAAGCAAGGCTTCTCCTCAGAAACTTTTGTGGGCAATGCTCTTGTCACATTGTACTCACGGTGTGGCAGCCTCACACTGGCAGAAAAAATATTCAGTGAGATGCCATGTCATGATAGAGTTACTTACAACACCCTGATCTCTGGACATGCACGAAATGGAAATAGTGAAAGTGCTTTAAGAATATTTGAACAGATGCAGTGGTTAGGCTTAAAACCTGATTCTGTCACAATTTCAGGCCTTCTCACTGCTTGTGGTTCTATTGGAGATGTTCAAAGAGGAAAACAGCTACACTCTTATGTGCTTAAAGCTGGATTATCTTCATATTATATTATTGAGGGTTCCGTGCTTGATCTCTATGTGAAATGTGCTGACATAGAAACTGCCCATGAGTTTTTCAATGCAACTGATAGAGAGAATGTAGTCTTGTGGAATGTAATGCTTGTGGCTTATGGTCAGATGGGTGATTTAAGAAAATCTTTTGATCTGTTTTACCAAATGCAAGTTGAGGGTATGCGGCCTAATCAGTATACATATCCTAGTATACTTAGAACTTGTACTTATGTTGGTGCTGTTGATCTTGGAGAAcaaattcatactttgactatAAAGACTGGATTTGAGCTTAATGTGTATGTAAGTAGTGTACTCATAGATATGTACTCCAAATGTGGTAACCTTGCAATGGCTAAGGAAATTCTTGAAAGACTCACTGAGAAAGATGTTGTCTCTTGGACTGCTATGATTGCTGGTTATGCACAGCATGACTTTTGCCTAGAGGCTCTCCGAACTTTTGAGGAAATGCAAATTTGTGGCATACGACCAGATAATATAGGATTGGCCAGTGCTATTAGTGCATGTGCTGGAATCAGAGCAATCAAACAGGGGTTGCAGATCCATGCTCAATCATGCATCAGTGGCTATGCGACAGATATATCAATAGGAAATTCTCTCATCAACCTATATGCTAGATGTGGTAGGATCGAGGATGCATATTCTGTGTTCAAGATTGTCGAGGTTAAAGATGAGATATCCTGGAATGGACTGATATCAGGATTTGCACAGAGTGGGAACTGCGAGGAAGCTTTAAAGGTTTTTGAGCTTATGGACAAATCTGGTATTGAAGCAAACTTATTTACATTTGGATCTGCACTAAGTGCTGCTGCTAACATGGCTGATATCAAACAAGGCAAGCAGATTCATGCAAGGATTATAAAAACTGGTTATGATTCTGAGATAGAGGCCGGTAATGCACTAGTTTCACTTTATGCTAAATGTGGTTGCATTGAAGATGCAAAGATTGAATTCTTTGGAATGCCTGAGAGGAATGAGGTGTCATGGAATGCCATGATTACAGGTTATTCCCAACATGGACATGGCCGGGATGCTTTAAAGCTTTTTGAGCAGATGAAGCTAGAGAAGTTCAAACCGAATCATGTCACATTTATAGGTGTTTTAGCTGCTTGTAGTCATGTAGGTTTAGTTGATGAAGGTCTTGACTACTTCAGATCTATGAGGGAGGAGTATGGTCTTCTTCCAAGGCCAGATCACTACGCTTGCGTTGTGGATATTCTTGGAAGAGGTGGGTGGTTGAATCGTGCTAGAGAGTTCATTGAGGAAATGCCAATTGCCCCAGATAGTATGGTTTGGAGAACCCTACTTAGTGCTTGTACAGTTAACAAGAATGTCGAAATTGGAGAACTTGCAGCTAAGCATCTTCTGGATTTGGAGCCAGATGACTCAGCTAGTTATGTTCTCCTATCAAACATATATGCAGTGGCTAGGAAATGGGATTACAGGGATCAGGTGAGGCAGATGATGAAAGATAGAGGGGTTAAGAAGGAGCCTGGTCGTAGTTGGATCGAAGTAAAGAATGTAGTTCATCCATTTTTTGTTGGAGATAGGTTGCATGCACAGGCAGATGCAATCTACAAGTTCTTGGAAGAGTTGAACAACAGGGCAGTTGAAATTGGGTACAAGCAAGATAAGTATTATCTCTTGCACGATATGGAGCAAGAACAGAAGGACCCCAGTGCCTACATCCACAGTGAGAAGCTCGCTGTTGCTTTTGGACTAATAAGTTTATCTCCTGAGATACCCCTCCGTGTGATGAAGAACCTTCGTGTATGTCATGACTGCCATACCTGGATGAAATTTGTCTCGAGGATTGCTGGCCGAACAATTGTACTACGTGATCCTTATAGGTTTCATCATTTTGAAGGGGGCAGTTGCTCATGTGGTGACTATTGGTGA
- the LOC103983088 gene encoding pentatricopeptide repeat-containing protein At4g13650 isoform X2 produces MPAAPSSLLLPRPLCSTSLFPKDRIFKLFVGKVDRVGLARYSRYAVCHEIDESSDGETEGRKMEALPKRDAFSVLNVVDRGARADCSTYASLLGRILNSGSLFDARRIHSRILKLAFHGEDHLCNRLLALYLAFGEVRDAIKLFDDMSHRGVGSWNRMIAGFLERKEHHKVLTFFTRMVGQCGHPDPITIAIALRACSGHDRYWHVVQQIHAKIIKYGFFGDSNVGNPLIDLYSKNGYVDSARVVFEELWLKDNVSWVAMVSGFSQNGFGAEALRLYNGMHHSGILPTPYVLSGVLSACTKSDLFEHGELIHAQVIKQGFSSETFVGNALVTLYSRCGSLTLAEKIFSEMPCHDRVTYNTLISGHARNGNSESALRIFEQMQWLGLKPDSVTISGLLTACGSIGDVQRGKQLHSYVLKAGLSSYYIIEGSVLDLYVKCADIETAHEFFNATDRENVVLWNVMLVAYGQMGDLRKSFDLFYQMQVEGMRPNQYTYPSILRTCTYVGAVDLGEQIHTLTIKTGFELNVYVSSVLIDMYSKCGNLAMAKEILERLTEKDVVSWTAMIAGYAQHDFCLEALRTFEEMQICGIRPDNIGLASAISACAGIRAIKQGLQIHAQSCISGYATDISIGNSLINLYARCGRIEDAYSVFKIVEVKDEISWNGLISGFAQSGNCEEALKVFELMDKSGIEANLFTFGSALSAAANMADIKQGKQIHARIIKTGYDSEIEAGNALVSLYAKCGCIEDAKIEFFGMPERNEVSWNAMITGYSQHGHGRDALKLFEQMKLEKFKPNHVTFIGVLAACSHVGLVDEGLDYFRSMREEYGLLPRPDHYACVVDILGRGGWLNRAREFIEEMPIAPDSMVWRTLLSACTVNKNVEIGELAAKHLLDLEPDDSASYVLLSNIYAVARKWDYRDQVRQMMKDRGVKKEPGRSWIEVKNVVHPFFVGDRLHAQADAIYKFLEELNNRAVEIGYKQDKYYLLHDMEQEQKDPSAYIHSEKLAVAFGLISLSPEIPLRVMKNLRVCHDCHTWMKFVSRIAGRTIVLRDPYRFHHFEGGSCSCGDYW; encoded by the exons ATGCCCGCGGCGCCAtcatctcttcttctccctcgccCACTCTGCTCGACTTCGCTCTTCCCAAAAGATCGGATCTTTAAG CTTTTTGTTGGAAAAGTTGACAGAGTCGGCCTCGCTCGATACAGCCGCTATGCGGTCTGCCACGAGATCGATGAATCCTCTGATGGAGAGACTGAAGGCCGCAAGATGGAGGCATTGCCTAAAAGAGATGCCTTTTCGGTTCTTAACGTGGTGGATCGCGGTGCTCGTGCTGATTGTAGTACTTATGCTTCACTGCTTGGCCGGATTTTGAATTCAGGTTCTTTGTTCGATGCTAGGAGGATCCATTCGAGGATCCTGAAGCTGGCATTCCATGGAGAAGACCACTTGTGCAATCGTTTACTAGCTTTGTATCTGGCGTTCGGTGAAGTTCGAGATGCGATCAAGTTGTTTGATGATATGTCTCATAGAGGTGTTGGTTCGTGGAACCGAATGATCGCGGGTTTTCTTGAGAGGAAAGAGCACCACAAAGTTCTCACTTTTTTTACTAGAATGGTGGGGCAGTGTGGACATCCTGATCCTATCACCATTGCCATTGCCCTGAGAGCATGTAGTGGACATGATAGATATTGGCATGTTGTGCAACAGATTCATGCAAAGATAATAAAGTATGGATTTTTTGGTGATTCCAACGTTGGTAATCCTTTGATTGATTTATACTCCAAAAATGGGTATGTAGATTCAGCTAGAGTAGTATTTGAAGAGTTATGGTTGAAAGACAATGTTTCATGGGTTGCTATGGTATCTGGGTTTTCGCAAAATGGTTTTGGAGCTGAAGCTCTTCGTCTTTATAATGGAATGCACCATTCTGGAATTCTCCCTACTCCGTATGTTCTGTCCGGTGTTCTCAGTGCTTGCACAAAGTCTGATCTCTTTGAGCACGGAGAGCTGATCCATGCCCAAGTGATTAAGCAAGGCTTCTCCTCAGAAACTTTTGTGGGCAATGCTCTTGTCACATTGTACTCACGGTGTGGCAGCCTCACACTGGCAGAAAAAATATTCAGTGAGATGCCATGTCATGATAGAGTTACTTACAACACCCTGATCTCTGGACATGCACGAAATGGAAATAGTGAAAGTGCTTTAAGAATATTTGAACAGATGCAGTGGTTAGGCTTAAAACCTGATTCTGTCACAATTTCAGGCCTTCTCACTGCTTGTGGTTCTATTGGAGATGTTCAAAGAGGAAAACAGCTACACTCTTATGTGCTTAAAGCTGGATTATCTTCATATTATATTATTGAGGGTTCCGTGCTTGATCTCTATGTGAAATGTGCTGACATAGAAACTGCCCATGAGTTTTTCAATGCAACTGATAGAGAGAATGTAGTCTTGTGGAATGTAATGCTTGTGGCTTATGGTCAGATGGGTGATTTAAGAAAATCTTTTGATCTGTTTTACCAAATGCAAGTTGAGGGTATGCGGCCTAATCAGTATACATATCCTAGTATACTTAGAACTTGTACTTATGTTGGTGCTGTTGATCTTGGAGAAcaaattcatactttgactatAAAGACTGGATTTGAGCTTAATGTGTATGTAAGTAGTGTACTCATAGATATGTACTCCAAATGTGGTAACCTTGCAATGGCTAAGGAAATTCTTGAAAGACTCACTGAGAAAGATGTTGTCTCTTGGACTGCTATGATTGCTGGTTATGCACAGCATGACTTTTGCCTAGAGGCTCTCCGAACTTTTGAGGAAATGCAAATTTGTGGCATACGACCAGATAATATAGGATTGGCCAGTGCTATTAGTGCATGTGCTGGAATCAGAGCAATCAAACAGGGGTTGCAGATCCATGCTCAATCATGCATCAGTGGCTATGCGACAGATATATCAATAGGAAATTCTCTCATCAACCTATATGCTAGATGTGGTAGGATCGAGGATGCATATTCTGTGTTCAAGATTGTCGAGGTTAAAGATGAGATATCCTGGAATGGACTGATATCAGGATTTGCACAGAGTGGGAACTGCGAGGAAGCTTTAAAGGTTTTTGAGCTTATGGACAAATCTGGTATTGAAGCAAACTTATTTACATTTGGATCTGCACTAAGTGCTGCTGCTAACATGGCTGATATCAAACAAGGCAAGCAGATTCATGCAAGGATTATAAAAACTGGTTATGATTCTGAGATAGAGGCCGGTAATGCACTAGTTTCACTTTATGCTAAATGTGGTTGCATTGAAGATGCAAAGATTGAATTCTTTGGAATGCCTGAGAGGAATGAGGTGTCATGGAATGCCATGATTACAGGTTATTCCCAACATGGACATGGCCGGGATGCTTTAAAGCTTTTTGAGCAGATGAAGCTAGAGAAGTTCAAACCGAATCATGTCACATTTATAGGTGTTTTAGCTGCTTGTAGTCATGTAGGTTTAGTTGATGAAGGTCTTGACTACTTCAGATCTATGAGGGAGGAGTATGGTCTTCTTCCAAGGCCAGATCACTACGCTTGCGTTGTGGATATTCTTGGAAGAGGTGGGTGGTTGAATCGTGCTAGAGAGTTCATTGAGGAAATGCCAATTGCCCCAGATAGTATGGTTTGGAGAACCCTACTTAGTGCTTGTACAGTTAACAAGAATGTCGAAATTGGAGAACTTGCAGCTAAGCATCTTCTGGATTTGGAGCCAGATGACTCAGCTAGTTATGTTCTCCTATCAAACATATATGCAGTGGCTAGGAAATGGGATTACAGGGATCAGGTGAGGCAGATGATGAAAGATAGAGGGGTTAAGAAGGAGCCTGGTCGTAGTTGGATCGAAGTAAAGAATGTAGTTCATCCATTTTTTGTTGGAGATAGGTTGCATGCACAGGCAGATGCAATCTACAAGTTCTTGGAAGAGTTGAACAACAGGGCAGTTGAAATTGGGTACAAGCAAGATAAGTATTATCTCTTGCACGATATGGAGCAAGAACAGAAGGACCCCAGTGCCTACATCCACAGTGAGAAGCTCGCTGTTGCTTTTGGACTAATAAGTTTATCTCCTGAGATACCCCTCCGTGTGATGAAGAACCTTCGTGTATGTCATGACTGCCATACCTGGATGAAATTTGTCTCGAGGATTGCTGGCCGAACAATTGTACTACGTGATCCTTATAGGTTTCATCATTTTGAAGGGGGCAGTTGCTCATGTGGTGACTATTGGTGA